Part of the Rhodopirellula islandica genome is shown below.
TCACCCGGATCTCGCTGAACGCTCGCTCCGACCTCTCCCCCAACTTCGTCGGGGGAGAGGTAACAGGCAAGAAACTGTCCACGAAAACGCTCCACAAAACCAAACTTGTCGCGGTCCAGGCTAACGCCAAAACGGCTCACATGGTTGTGCTCGATCGTTCTTGGCGAGCTGCTTTGTCGGGTCGGCAGTAGCCATTCGGTATTGGATCTGTTTTGGCAAACGCCACTGTCCTGACGGACAACCGGGGCTAACGCCCAAACGGCTCACAGGGTTGTGATTGATCGTTTCTGCCGAGTTGCTTGGGCCGAATCACGCGAGCAATTCTGGGAAGTTGCCGGTGGCTCCTGCGAAGCGATCGGTTTCCATTCCCAGTTGCTGCAACATCGTGACAAAGACGCGTGTTAGCGGTTGGTCTTCTTGCTTGATTTCTTTCGTGTACGGCTCGGGGCCGCCTCGCCAAGCACCGCTGATCGGATCGGCTCCGGCATAGTTCAGATACCGCCCGTGTTGGAACCCCAGGTTGCGACCTCCGGCGAGGACCAGCGGGTAATTGCGTGACAGGTGAAAGGCGCTCGACGCGGACCCGAACAAGAGCAACGAGTTGTCAAGCATGGATCCGGTGCCGGCTGGTTCGGGAGTTTCTTTCAGTCGGGTTGTGAACCGGGCAAACTCTTCATTGAGGAATCGGCAGTACTTCCCCAGGTTTTTCCAGCCACCGGGGTTCTTCGTGTCGTGTGTCAACTTGTGTGCGAGATTGAACCCAACCGCCCGCGCCAATCGATCGCTGACCCCCGCGCCGTTCTCACGTCCGATCTGATAGGTCGCGACGCGAGTCGAATCGGTTTTGAAGGCGAGATAGATCATGTCCAACATGGTCTGCACGTACATTCTCGGCGAATCAGGCGAGATATCCGCTTCGATTTTTGCGCGGTCAACGGTGGGCAGTGGTCGATTGACCCACTCCTTTGCTTTCCGAACGCGAATCTCTGCTTCACGTACCGAGTCCAGGTACTCGTCAAAGCGAAGCTTGTCATTGGACGACAGCATTCCACGCAGATCGCTTGCGTCTTCCAGCATTTCATCCAAAGCACTTTCATTCTTCGCCAACCGGCGAGCCGCGTCAGCGTTGCTTTTGACGAATAGCATGTCAAAGATGCGTTTCGGGCTTTGCTCCGCGGGAATCGCTCGACCAGTCCGACTGAATGAAAGAGTCTGAGCAGCTCGCGGCGTTCCGATTCCACCATCGGTCGACATCACAAGGGATGAAAAACGCGTTTGGTCTCCGATGTACTCGGCGTAAACCTGATCCAGAGAAATGGAGTTCTGGTACGCTCCCTCGCGGCGAATCTTCGCGGCAGTGAGGAATTGATCGGCATTGCGATGACCATGAACCTTGCGGGCTTCCGGGTGTGAAAACCCTGAGAGCACGGTCAGGTCGTCACGCAGCGGCTCGAAGACGTCGGTGCACTTGGTGAAAGTGAACTCCGTTCCTCCGCCATGCGGAAACCACGACCAGTCTTGGTAAGCGGGGTCTTCCCGCAGCGGCATCGGGACACCGTCGGGGAAATAGATGCAGGCGAGGCGTTTGGGATTCGTCTTGCCGTCTGAGTTCGCTGCCAAACGAGGCATGCTGGAACTCAACAGCGGGAGTGCCAACGCGGTCCCGGATCCTCGAAGGAACCGGCGACGATCAAGTTGATTGAGATTCAATGTCATCTGTCGTACTCCCTCGACGAATCGAAACGGAACGCAGTGAACCCTTCGCAGGATCCAATGCCCATCATCATTGTAACGCTTGACTATTTGGTTTGGAAAAGCTCGCTCGTCACCAAACACATCACCATCGTTTTGAGCCCATCACCGGATTCACGCACTCGCCCGGCAATTTGCCTGATTTCAGCCCGGTCGCCAAAATCCAGTTGTCGGCCCAAAGCGAACGACGCCATTTTCTCAACCGTTGCCTTAACAAATTGATCTTGGCGTTTCTGAAGGAGGTGTTGTTTAAGCCCCTGCATCCCATCGAGGCGATCCTCGTTGGGTAGGTCGCTTGTGGCATCAACGACCTTCCCGTTGATTTGATCACGCCAGCGTCCCAGGGCGTCGTAGTTCTCAAAGGCGATTCCCCACGGATCAATTTTTTGATGACACGACATGCACGCGGCTTGATTGCGATGGTCTTCAATCCGTTCTTTCAGAGTCATCTTTGCGATTTTGGGATCGGTGAGATCGATCTCCGGAACGGCTGGCGGAGGAGGCGGTGGCGGGTCATTGAGAAGATTCGTCAACAGCCAAACGCCACGCTTCACGGGGTGGGAATCTTCGCCATCGGAATTCATCGTGAGCAAACCGGCCTGGGTCAGCAGGCCGCCGCGATTTCGTCCAGCGGGCAAGTTCACGCGACAGAAATGATTGCCTTCGATTCCGGGGATTCCATAGTGCTTGCCAAGACGCTCGTTGACGACCAGGTAATCCGAGTCGATCAAATCCAGCACGCTTGAGTCTCGACGGAGCATGTCAGCAAACAGCTCGATGGGTTCCCGCTTCATCGATTCCAACAGTGCCAGATCCAGACCATCGTCACCTCGGGTGGGGTTCAGGTATTCCAGCGGCTGCATTCTCAGCCACTGCCCGACGAAGTGCTTGGCAAAACGTGCGGCTCGTGGATCGGCCAACATTCGTTCGGCCTGCCGACGCAGAACGTCGTGATCAGTGAGCTGGCCTGCCGAAGCGAGTTGCAGCAACGTTTCGTCGGGCAGGCTACACCAAAAAAAGAGCGATAGGCGAGTCGCCACTTCGTTTTGAGACAGTTGATCCGTCTGCGGATCTTGCGATGCATCCTGTTCACCAGGTAGCACATACAGGAACTTTGGCGAGGTGAGGATCGTTGCGAGAACCTCCACGATTGCTTCCTGAAAATCGTCGCTGCTGGACCGCAAGCGTTGGAACAAGTGCAGCTTGCGATCGATGTCACGCGTGGTGGGTGTTCGCCGCCAGGCACGCGACATGAAATCTGAAATGATCTCTCGCGCGTAGGTGGATTCGTCGTGCGAATTCTCGCTTTCAATGAACACGCTGCGATGGGACCGAGGTGGCCACTCATCGTAAACGGGTGCGACAATTTCCACGTGGTCGATCAGAATCGCGTCGCTCCCTGTCTCCCGTCCGTCCTGCCTGACGGTGCTGTTCGTGAACCGAATGTATTCCGACGGGTTCGGTTGAGCCCCGAGTTTAAACTCGCCGCGATAGGTGTTGCGGTGCTCAATCTCACTGAGGGGAATATCCCATTGGTAGATTTCCGGTTCCCCGAAGGGAGCTTTGATTGAAACATCCTGTTGACTCAACCGCTTGATCGATCGCCCTTGGTCGGTCGCTTGAAAGCCGAAGTGGAGCTGTAAGCTTGGAACTCGCTGGCCTGCATCCTCGGCGCGCGACGCTCGAATACGAACACGCATCGTCCCTTCGTCGGGCAACCGGTCACCAAGTTCAACGGTGAGTGCTTGGCGGCTCCCTGGCTGCACAACCGCGAAATGGGAACCAGGCTCTGGCATCGGCCTGTAGGTGTCGCTGTGCTTGAACGCATAAATTGCTTTGCGGTAGCTCCATTTGACCTCGGCTCTCAGTCCTGTCGAAAGATCCAGGTAATGTGACCTGTCCGCAGGAGACTGGAACTTCTCATTCAGACGTTCGATCTGCTCGGCCAATTTGTCTGGCATGTCCTCGAACTTCTTCTTGATCGATTCGACATCGCGGTCCAGTCGCTTCGTTTCTCTTTCAAAGGCTTCCTTCATCGGGATCGCCCAATGGATCTCTGGCGGTCGATCCCCTCGGACCGTGACTCGACGCAAGGCCTCCAGAGCAAGCTGGTGATAGGTCTCCACCTGCTTGACAGACATGTGCAGCGACTCGGCATTGTTTTCAAAGGCGTCGTCCTCACTGGCTTCCGCCGGGAGATCGCCCGCGAATGTCCAGGGCACACCCAGCAAGTCTTGAAGTGCGTGGTTGTACTCGTAACGTGTCAGCCGTCGAAACGAAGAGTGGTTGCCGCTGGCCCGACGCAGTTGTTCGGCCGTTTGAATCTCAGTGGAAAGCCAATCCACCATTAGCGTTCGCTGCGAGTCGGTGAGTTCACTGGATTCCGGTGGCGGCATCTCCCCCTTGCTGAGCGCGGAGTACACCTCCAGCCACCAAGCGATGTCTTCGCCGTCGACCAAGTCGGGGTCAAGTTGGTCCGCTCGAAAGTTGCCTTCGACGCTGTCCCCACTGTGGCAATCAAAACACGCCTGCTCCATAAGAGGCTTGATCGATTTCTCATAGCGTTGCAGGCTCGGTCGAGGGTTGGTGTTGCCTGCATCCGAAGTTCGTTCGATGGCACCGACTTCGTTTTCACCGCGTGCTTTTTCGTTCAACAGAACCTGCGAGCAGGCAGGCCGCTGCGCAACAAGGTTCAGCGTCAAAAGCACAATCACGCCAAGACACCAGGATCCTGGCCAGTGCTCTGCGAAGGATGGAGCGGCAAATCGATGTGGGAGCATGGTCGCTAGGGGAGGGAGCAGCGGCTACTTCGGGGGATCCCTCACTGTACCAAACCCAACTGACTCACGCCAAACAGATTCGCTTCTAGGGGTTCGGCCCCCTTTCAAATGCTTCCGGTCGTCGGCATGAACACAAAGGATGTTCGGCAGCTCGGCGAACGCTCCTGGTCCACCATTTCACCGTTGAATCAACGCCCCTTTGAATCAACCTCCCAAGTGCGCCGGAACCTGTTTGTGATCACAACGGGAATCCCATGCCGCATCCCGCCGTGGCCGAGTGCCACGGCGGGATGCGGAGTGTTTGGGGGTGTGCTCGTTTTCCGGTGGTGCGCTGCGTTGCAGCGACCACCGGCTACCGTCTGACATCCCACCCGGGATAAAAAAAGACAGAAGCCGGAAGAAAACTTGCATCCCTAATGGCAGCGCCAACACCAACCATTTCGCAGTCCAGGCGAACGCCCAAACGGCTCGCATGGTTCTGCCGGATCAATCCTGACGACCTACTCAGTCGACATGCTTGACGACCACGTAGTAGGCCCCCAGCTCACCTTCTTCGATCTCGAAAATCGGGGCGAGTCGGTACGAACCCTGCTTGAGTTCCGTGACAAAGCTGACTTCTTCGGCGTCTTCCGCCACTGGTTGACGATCAAGATCTTGATCGTCGATCCGGAGGACCGCGTGGGTCGCGCCGATCGCGTTGCCAGGCACATTGCGAAAGGCTCGCGCTGGGCCGGGCACATTTTCGCCAGCCGGAAGAGCGGCGTTGATCGCGACTCCAGATTCAGCCGGCCAGCGACGAAGCGACACCTGATATTTCCCGTCTTGGACGACTTTCACGGCCCAGTGCCCCAAGTGTTTCAGCTTGTCTCCTTGGGGCGTTTTGCGATCGGCCTCGCGGATCGATCCCTGATGCCAGGGAGGGTAGACCTCCTGGATCCAGTCGTGGGCAGTCAAGCTCACGACCGGGTGTTCAGGGTGCCCGAGAAAGATCTCGGTTGTTTGTGCGAAGGTCGGTTTCAGTTCGGCCCACCATTGTTCGTAGAACTCTCGCATCTCAGCGACGATCTCTGGATGCTTGTCGGCAATGTTGTGCTTCTGTCCGGGGTCGGAAGCAACGTTGTACAGTTCCTTCCGATTGACCAGACGATACTTGCCCGTCATCACCGACGAACCACGCCACTTGATCGGGTCGCGGACGCGCTGCGAATCGCTGATCACAAAGCGTTTGGGCCATTCCACTTGCTTGGTTGGGTCAAGCAAAGCGGCAAGCGAAACACCATCGAACTTCACTCCCTCTGGCTTCTTCACTCCCGTCATCTCAAGCAGCGTCGGGACAACATCCACCGCGTGCGTCAATTCAGCGACGTCATGTTGTTTCGTCAGGCCCCCATCCGGCCAATGCACAAAGAACGGGACGCGGTGCCCGCCTTCGTAAGGACTTCCTTTGCCAGCTTTCATGCCAGCGTTGTAGACTTTCGCGCCGCTGGCGGTTCCGTTGTCGGTGGTGAAAATAAAAATGGTGTTGTCTTCCACCCCGAGGTCTTTGAGCAATTGCCGAGTCTTGCCAACGTTGTCATCGATGTTGGTAATCATCCCATAGAAAGCAGCGATGTTCTCGGATTGCCCGTCGTACATCTCCAGATACTTTGGCGGGCAGTGCAGCGGTTTGTGCGGTGCGTTGGTCGAGATGTAGGCAAGAAACGGCAGCTCTTGTTTCGCACACTTGCTGATAAACCCATTGGCTTGCTCGAAAA
Proteins encoded:
- a CDS encoding DUF1552 domain-containing protein, whose amino-acid sequence is MTLNLNQLDRRRFLRGSGTALALPLLSSSMPRLAANSDGKTNPKRLACIYFPDGVPMPLREDPAYQDWSWFPHGGGTEFTFTKCTDVFEPLRDDLTVLSGFSHPEARKVHGHRNADQFLTAAKIRREGAYQNSISLDQVYAEYIGDQTRFSSLVMSTDGGIGTPRAAQTLSFSRTGRAIPAEQSPKRIFDMLFVKSNADAARRLAKNESALDEMLEDASDLRGMLSSNDKLRFDEYLDSVREAEIRVRKAKEWVNRPLPTVDRAKIEADISPDSPRMYVQTMLDMIYLAFKTDSTRVATYQIGRENGAGVSDRLARAVGFNLAHKLTHDTKNPGGWKNLGKYCRFLNEEFARFTTRLKETPEPAGTGSMLDNSLLLFGSASSAFHLSRNYPLVLAGGRNLGFQHGRYLNYAGADPISGAWRGGPEPYTKEIKQEDQPLTRVFVTMLQQLGMETDRFAGATGNFPELLA
- a CDS encoding DUF1592 domain-containing protein — protein: MNEKARGENEVGAIERTSDAGNTNPRPSLQRYEKSIKPLMEQACFDCHSGDSVEGNFRADQLDPDLVDGEDIAWWLEVYSALSKGEMPPPESSELTDSQRTLMVDWLSTEIQTAEQLRRASGNHSSFRRLTRYEYNHALQDLLGVPWTFAGDLPAEASEDDAFENNAESLHMSVKQVETYHQLALEALRRVTVRGDRPPEIHWAIPMKEAFERETKRLDRDVESIKKKFEDMPDKLAEQIERLNEKFQSPADRSHYLDLSTGLRAEVKWSYRKAIYAFKHSDTYRPMPEPGSHFAVVQPGSRQALTVELGDRLPDEGTMRVRIRASRAEDAGQRVPSLQLHFGFQATDQGRSIKRLSQQDVSIKAPFGEPEIYQWDIPLSEIEHRNTYRGEFKLGAQPNPSEYIRFTNSTVRQDGRETGSDAILIDHVEIVAPVYDEWPPRSHRSVFIESENSHDESTYAREIISDFMSRAWRRTPTTRDIDRKLHLFQRLRSSSDDFQEAIVEVLATILTSPKFLYVLPGEQDASQDPQTDQLSQNEVATRLSLFFWCSLPDETLLQLASAGQLTDHDVLRRQAERMLADPRAARFAKHFVGQWLRMQPLEYLNPTRGDDGLDLALLESMKREPIELFADMLRRDSSVLDLIDSDYLVVNERLGKHYGIPGIEGNHFCRVNLPAGRNRGGLLTQAGLLTMNSDGEDSHPVKRGVWLLTNLLNDPPPPPPPAVPEIDLTDPKIAKMTLKERIEDHRNQAACMSCHQKIDPWGIAFENYDALGRWRDQINGKVVDATSDLPNEDRLDGMQGLKQHLLQKRQDQFVKATVEKMASFALGRQLDFGDRAEIRQIAGRVRESGDGLKTMVMCLVTSELFQTK
- a CDS encoding arylsulfatase, encoding MRKIHSACLAFLAMVIAANALSAAAESPNVVIVISDDQGYGDLGCTGNPIIKTPNIDRLASESSGLSDYHVAPTCSPTRCSFLTGHWTNRTGVWHTIMGRSMLRENEVTVGQMFADSGYETGMFGKWHLGDNYPYRPEDRGFTEVYRHGGGGIGQTPDLWDNAYFDGSYFHNGEIVPAKGFCTDVFFEQANGFISKCAKQELPFLAYISTNAPHKPLHCPPKYLEMYDGQSENIAAFYGMITNIDDNVGKTRQLLKDLGVEDNTIFIFTTDNGTASGAKVYNAGMKAGKGSPYEGGHRVPFFVHWPDGGLTKQHDVAELTHAVDVVPTLLEMTGVKKPEGVKFDGVSLAALLDPTKQVEWPKRFVISDSQRVRDPIKWRGSSVMTGKYRLVNRKELYNVASDPGQKHNIADKHPEIVAEMREFYEQWWAELKPTFAQTTEIFLGHPEHPVVSLTAHDWIQEVYPPWHQGSIREADRKTPQGDKLKHLGHWAVKVVQDGKYQVSLRRWPAESGVAINAALPAGENVPGPARAFRNVPGNAIGATHAVLRIDDQDLDRQPVAEDAEEVSFVTELKQGSYRLAPIFEIEEGELGAYYVVVKHVD